A DNA window from Ranitomeya imitator isolate aRanImi1 chromosome 2, aRanImi1.pri, whole genome shotgun sequence contains the following coding sequences:
- the LOC138662337 gene encoding LHFPL tetraspan subfamily member 3 protein-like — MDPPGHVHLYETAFVQNGRAVTVLWASCTLFLGILEIVVLLQPTWVLGGEGSGHFGLYQVCEESDWGTECRGPDGVLEPLPPFQTAAGFMLGALLLVLLSLASIILLWFCHSGSVYKLCAWLQLTAAFCQALACILFPDGWDSPAVRPFCNHRSDRYQLGTCSVHWGFILAILGTFDCLVLSILGFTLGKRHDALNPSDVKPSKKGFISDTP; from the exons ATGGATCCCCCTGGACACGTCCATCTATACGAAACAGCCTTTGTCCAGAATGGTCGGGCAGTCACTGTTTTATGGGCTTCCTGCACCCTGTTTCTTGGGATCCTGGAGATTGTTGTCCTCCTGCAGCCCACCTGGGTATTAGGCGGAGAGGGCAGCGGACATTTTGGACTGTACCAGGTGTGCGAGGAGTCAGATTGGGGTACAGAATGTCGGGGTCCTGATGGCGTCCTGGAACCTCTCCCACCGTTCCAGACAGCGGCTGGCTTCATGCTGGGGGCTCTCCTGCTGGTCCTGCTCAGCCTGGCCTCCATCATCCTACTGTGGTTCTGTCACTCAGGCAGCGTCTACAAACTCTGTGCTTGGCTGCAACTGACCGCTG CTTTCTGCCAGGCTCTGGCCTGCATCCTGTTCCCGGACGGCTGGGACTCGCCCGCTGTGCGCCCTTTCTGTAACCACCGCTCAGACCGATACCAGCTGGGCACTTGCTCGGTGCACTGGGGCTTTATTCTGGCCATACTGGGAACCTTCGACTGTTTGGTTCTGTCCATTTTGGGGTTCACACTCGGGAAACGTCATGATGCTTTGAACCCCAGTGATGTCAAACCCAGCAAGAAAG